The Athene noctua chromosome 15, bAthNoc1.hap1.1, whole genome shotgun sequence genome contains a region encoding:
- the LOC141966407 gene encoding hexosaminidase D-like isoform X3: protein MCVCSPGMAFQRSHRLNLLRLVVLLLVALAGIKFLFRDSFTLELHKHVSKDSEFWGDAGDTSQDTGPQSQALEVPAAKITAPRQEPGQQVPRDVSATEMRLVHLDLKGAAPRVSYLEQVRVPRGLVGGAGEGHAEARPVLSLPAEPTLPTPQVFPLLSQLGANGILIEYEDMFPFKGELEILRSPYAYSEEDIERIQQLAELHKLEVVPLVQTFGHVEFILKHEKYQHLREVERFPNSFNPHVPDTLALLKSILSQVMEKHRRSTWIHIGADEVFHLGEGMDSKNWMSHNKGDTGTMYLKHIKEVLGFIAAQYWGLRVLMWDDMLRKISAGALRESGIAKHVSPVVWFYAPDFEAEQIGPFLAKYAESGFEAVWFASAFKGTTGPAQSWPPLSYHLKNHLSWLKVMQALPRLAPLRCQGIVLTGWQRYDHYSVLCELLPVGIPSLAVCLQTLVNGGFTEETKRKVLDTLGFQSMQLEQSTCEGRGAFPGVEIYHMVEQVNSHLKESILKALEEESAIKGWFSPYHRKRQFGNPRNLESFGSKVLKLHEDWESFVHDLRAHLERVYFPDTVEEWLEENINPYLDQLRDLVRDYRAIIRLNARPKVM, encoded by the exons ATGTGTGTGTGCTCCCCAGGGATGGCCTTCCAGCGGAGCCACAGGCTGAACCTGCTGCGCCTCGTCGTGCTGCTGCTCGTGGCCTTGGCTGGCATCAAGTTCCTCTTCCGTGACAG CTTTACCCTGGAGCTGCACAAGCACGTCAGCAAGGACAGCGAGTTCTGGGGGGATGCAGGTGACACCAGCCAGGACACTGGTCCCCAGAGCCAGGCTCTGGAGGTCCCTGCAGCAAAGATAACGGCCCCGAGGCAAGAGCCTGGGCAGCAGGTCCCCCGGGACGTCAGTGCCACCGAGATGAGGTTGGTCCACCTGGACCTCAAGGGAGCTGCACCCAGGGTCTCCTACCTGGAGCAGGTGAGGGTGCCCCGGGGACTggtgggaggtgctggggagggacatGCCGAGGCACGACCTGTGCTGTCCCTGCCAGCTGAGCCCACCCTGCCCACCCCGCAGGTGTTCCCCCTCCTGTCCCAGCTGGGAGCCAATGGCATCCTCATCGAGTACGAGGACATGTTCCCCTTCAAGGGGGAGCTGGAAATCCTCAGGTCCCCGTACGCTTACAG cGAGGAGGACATCGAGCGGATCCAGCAGCTGGCGGAGCTCCACAAGCTGGAGGTGGTTCCCCTGGTGCAGACCTTTGGGCACGTGGAG TTCATCCTCAAGCACGAGAAATACCAGCACCTGCGGGAGGTCGAGCGCTTCCCCAACAGCTTCAACCCCCATGTCCCCGACACCCTGGCCCTGCTCAAGAGCATCTTGTCGCAGGTGATGGAGAAGCACAGGCGCTCCACCTGGATCCACATTGGCGCGGATGAG GTCTTCCATCTCGGGGAGGGGATGGACTCTAAGAACTGGATGAGCCACAACAAGGGCGACACGGGGACCATGTACCTGAAGCACATCAAGGAGGTGCTGGGCTTCATCGCTGCACAGTACTGGGGGCTGCGGGTGCTCATGTGGGACGACATGCTGAGGAAAATCAGCGCGGGAGCCCTGCGGG AGTCCGGGATAGCAAAGCACGTCTCACCTGTGGTGTGGTTCTATGCACCCGACTTTGAGGCTGAGCAGATCG GGCCGTTCCTTGCCAAGTACGCAGAGAGCGGCTTCGAGGCGGTGTGGTTCGCCAGTGCCTTCAAGGGCACGACGGGACCAGCACAGAGCTGGCCCCCCCTGAGCTACCACCTGAAAAACCACCTGAGCTGGCTGAAGGTGATGCAGGCGCTGCCGCGGCTGGCCCCGCTGCGCTGCCAGGGCATCGTCCTCACCGGGTGGCAGAG GTACGATCACTACTCGGTGCTCTGCGAGCTGCTGCCCGTTGGCATCCCCTCGCTGGCCGTCTGCCTCCAGACCCTGGTGAATG GGGGTTTCACAGAAGAGACTAAGAGGAAGGTCCTGGACACGTTGGGTTTCCAGAGcatgcagctggagcagagcacGTG tGAAGGCAGAGGAGCCTTCCCCGGCGTGGAGATCTACCACATGGTCGAGCAGGTCAATAGCCACCTGAAGGAGAGCATCCTTAAAGCACTGGAGGAGGAGAG cgCCATCAAGGGCTGGTTCAGTCCCTATCACCGCAAGCGCCAGTTCGGCAACCCCCGCAACTTGGAGAGCTTTGGCAGCAAGGTGCTGAA GCTCCATGAGGACTGGGAGAGTTTCGTCCATGACCTGCGTGCCCACCTGGAGAGGGTCTACTTCCCCGACACGGTGGAGGAGTGGCTGGAGGAGAACATCAACCCCTACTTGGACCAGCTGCGGGACCTGGTGCGGGACTACCGGGCCATCATCCGCCTCAACGCCAGGCCCAAGGTGATGTAG
- the LOC141966407 gene encoding hexosaminidase D-like isoform X1 → MCVCSPGMAFQRSHRLNLLRLVVLLLVALAGIKFLFRDSFTLELHKHVSKDSEFWGDAGDTSQDTGPQSQALEVPAAKITAPRQEPGQQVPRDVSATEMRLVHLDLKGAAPRVSYLEQVRVPRGLVGGAGEGHAEARPVLSLPAEPTLPTPQVFPLLSQLGANGILIEYEDMFPFKGELEILRSPYAYSEEDIERIQQLAELHKLEVVPLVQTFGHVEFILKHEKYQHLREVERFPNSFNPHVPDTLALLKSILSQVMEKHRRSTWIHIGADEVFHLGEGMDSKNWMSHNKGDTGTMYLKHIKEVLGFIAAQYWGLRVLMWDDMLRKISAGALRESGIAKHVSPVVWFYAPDFEAEQIGPFLAKYAESGFEAVWFASAFKGTTGPAQSWPPLSYHLKNHLSWLKVMQALPRLAPLRCQGIVLTGWQRYDHYSVLCELLPVGIPSLAVCLQTLVNGGFTEETKRKVLDTLGFQSMQLEQSTCEGRGAFPGVEIYHMVEQVNSHLKESILKALEEESAIKGWFSPYHRKRQFGNPRNLESFGSKERAGPPPALPPPGSMRTGRVSSMTCVPTWRGSTSPTRWRSGWRRTSTPTWTSCGTWCGTTGPSSASTPGPR, encoded by the exons ATGTGTGTGTGCTCCCCAGGGATGGCCTTCCAGCGGAGCCACAGGCTGAACCTGCTGCGCCTCGTCGTGCTGCTGCTCGTGGCCTTGGCTGGCATCAAGTTCCTCTTCCGTGACAG CTTTACCCTGGAGCTGCACAAGCACGTCAGCAAGGACAGCGAGTTCTGGGGGGATGCAGGTGACACCAGCCAGGACACTGGTCCCCAGAGCCAGGCTCTGGAGGTCCCTGCAGCAAAGATAACGGCCCCGAGGCAAGAGCCTGGGCAGCAGGTCCCCCGGGACGTCAGTGCCACCGAGATGAGGTTGGTCCACCTGGACCTCAAGGGAGCTGCACCCAGGGTCTCCTACCTGGAGCAGGTGAGGGTGCCCCGGGGACTggtgggaggtgctggggagggacatGCCGAGGCACGACCTGTGCTGTCCCTGCCAGCTGAGCCCACCCTGCCCACCCCGCAGGTGTTCCCCCTCCTGTCCCAGCTGGGAGCCAATGGCATCCTCATCGAGTACGAGGACATGTTCCCCTTCAAGGGGGAGCTGGAAATCCTCAGGTCCCCGTACGCTTACAG cGAGGAGGACATCGAGCGGATCCAGCAGCTGGCGGAGCTCCACAAGCTGGAGGTGGTTCCCCTGGTGCAGACCTTTGGGCACGTGGAG TTCATCCTCAAGCACGAGAAATACCAGCACCTGCGGGAGGTCGAGCGCTTCCCCAACAGCTTCAACCCCCATGTCCCCGACACCCTGGCCCTGCTCAAGAGCATCTTGTCGCAGGTGATGGAGAAGCACAGGCGCTCCACCTGGATCCACATTGGCGCGGATGAG GTCTTCCATCTCGGGGAGGGGATGGACTCTAAGAACTGGATGAGCCACAACAAGGGCGACACGGGGACCATGTACCTGAAGCACATCAAGGAGGTGCTGGGCTTCATCGCTGCACAGTACTGGGGGCTGCGGGTGCTCATGTGGGACGACATGCTGAGGAAAATCAGCGCGGGAGCCCTGCGGG AGTCCGGGATAGCAAAGCACGTCTCACCTGTGGTGTGGTTCTATGCACCCGACTTTGAGGCTGAGCAGATCG GGCCGTTCCTTGCCAAGTACGCAGAGAGCGGCTTCGAGGCGGTGTGGTTCGCCAGTGCCTTCAAGGGCACGACGGGACCAGCACAGAGCTGGCCCCCCCTGAGCTACCACCTGAAAAACCACCTGAGCTGGCTGAAGGTGATGCAGGCGCTGCCGCGGCTGGCCCCGCTGCGCTGCCAGGGCATCGTCCTCACCGGGTGGCAGAG GTACGATCACTACTCGGTGCTCTGCGAGCTGCTGCCCGTTGGCATCCCCTCGCTGGCCGTCTGCCTCCAGACCCTGGTGAATG GGGGTTTCACAGAAGAGACTAAGAGGAAGGTCCTGGACACGTTGGGTTTCCAGAGcatgcagctggagcagagcacGTG tGAAGGCAGAGGAGCCTTCCCCGGCGTGGAGATCTACCACATGGTCGAGCAGGTCAATAGCCACCTGAAGGAGAGCATCCTTAAAGCACTGGAGGAGGAGAG cgCCATCAAGGGCTGGTTCAGTCCCTATCACCGCAAGCGCCAGTTCGGCAACCCCCGCAACTTGGAGAGCTTTGGCAGCAAG GAGCGAGCTGGACCACCCCCTGCTCTCCCCCCACCAGGCTCCATGAGGACTGGGAGAGTTTCGTCCATGACCTGCGTGCCCACCTGGAGAGGGTCTACTTCCCCGACACGGTGGAGGAGTGGCTGGAGGAGAACATCAACCCCTACTTGGACCAGCTGCGGGACCTGGTGCGGGACTACCGGGCCATCATCCGCCTCAACGCCAGGCCCAAGGTGA
- the LOC141966407 gene encoding hexosaminidase D-like isoform X5, giving the protein MCVCSPGMAFQRSHRLNLLRLVVLLLVALAGIKFLFRDSFTLELHKHVSKDSEFWGDAGDTSQDTGPQSQALEVPAAKITAPRQEPGQQVPRDVSATEMRLVHLDLKGAAPRVSYLEQVRVPRGLVGGAGEGHAEARPVLSLPAEPTLPTPQVFPLLSQLGANGILIEYEDMFPFKGELEILRSPYAYSEEDIERIQQLAELHKLEVVPLVQTFGHVEFILKHEKYQHLREVERFPNSFNPHVPDTLALLKSILSQVMEKHRRSTWIHIGADEVFHLGEGMDSKNWMSHNKGDTGTMYLKHIKEVLGFIAAQYWGLRVLMWDDMLRKISAGALRESGIAKHVSPVVWFYAPDFEAEQIGPFLAKYAESGFEAVWFASAFKGTTGPAQSWPPLSYHLKNHLSWLKVMQALPRLAPLRCQGIVLTGWQRYDHYSVLCELLPVGIPSLAVCLQTLVNGGFTEETKRKVLDTLGFQSMQLEQSTCEGRGAFPGVEIYHMVEQVNSHLKESILKALEEESAIKGWFSPYHRKRQFGNPRNLESFGSKAP; this is encoded by the exons ATGTGTGTGTGCTCCCCAGGGATGGCCTTCCAGCGGAGCCACAGGCTGAACCTGCTGCGCCTCGTCGTGCTGCTGCTCGTGGCCTTGGCTGGCATCAAGTTCCTCTTCCGTGACAG CTTTACCCTGGAGCTGCACAAGCACGTCAGCAAGGACAGCGAGTTCTGGGGGGATGCAGGTGACACCAGCCAGGACACTGGTCCCCAGAGCCAGGCTCTGGAGGTCCCTGCAGCAAAGATAACGGCCCCGAGGCAAGAGCCTGGGCAGCAGGTCCCCCGGGACGTCAGTGCCACCGAGATGAGGTTGGTCCACCTGGACCTCAAGGGAGCTGCACCCAGGGTCTCCTACCTGGAGCAGGTGAGGGTGCCCCGGGGACTggtgggaggtgctggggagggacatGCCGAGGCACGACCTGTGCTGTCCCTGCCAGCTGAGCCCACCCTGCCCACCCCGCAGGTGTTCCCCCTCCTGTCCCAGCTGGGAGCCAATGGCATCCTCATCGAGTACGAGGACATGTTCCCCTTCAAGGGGGAGCTGGAAATCCTCAGGTCCCCGTACGCTTACAG cGAGGAGGACATCGAGCGGATCCAGCAGCTGGCGGAGCTCCACAAGCTGGAGGTGGTTCCCCTGGTGCAGACCTTTGGGCACGTGGAG TTCATCCTCAAGCACGAGAAATACCAGCACCTGCGGGAGGTCGAGCGCTTCCCCAACAGCTTCAACCCCCATGTCCCCGACACCCTGGCCCTGCTCAAGAGCATCTTGTCGCAGGTGATGGAGAAGCACAGGCGCTCCACCTGGATCCACATTGGCGCGGATGAG GTCTTCCATCTCGGGGAGGGGATGGACTCTAAGAACTGGATGAGCCACAACAAGGGCGACACGGGGACCATGTACCTGAAGCACATCAAGGAGGTGCTGGGCTTCATCGCTGCACAGTACTGGGGGCTGCGGGTGCTCATGTGGGACGACATGCTGAGGAAAATCAGCGCGGGAGCCCTGCGGG AGTCCGGGATAGCAAAGCACGTCTCACCTGTGGTGTGGTTCTATGCACCCGACTTTGAGGCTGAGCAGATCG GGCCGTTCCTTGCCAAGTACGCAGAGAGCGGCTTCGAGGCGGTGTGGTTCGCCAGTGCCTTCAAGGGCACGACGGGACCAGCACAGAGCTGGCCCCCCCTGAGCTACCACCTGAAAAACCACCTGAGCTGGCTGAAGGTGATGCAGGCGCTGCCGCGGCTGGCCCCGCTGCGCTGCCAGGGCATCGTCCTCACCGGGTGGCAGAG GTACGATCACTACTCGGTGCTCTGCGAGCTGCTGCCCGTTGGCATCCCCTCGCTGGCCGTCTGCCTCCAGACCCTGGTGAATG GGGGTTTCACAGAAGAGACTAAGAGGAAGGTCCTGGACACGTTGGGTTTCCAGAGcatgcagctggagcagagcacGTG tGAAGGCAGAGGAGCCTTCCCCGGCGTGGAGATCTACCACATGGTCGAGCAGGTCAATAGCCACCTGAAGGAGAGCATCCTTAAAGCACTGGAGGAGGAGAG cgCCATCAAGGGCTGGTTCAGTCCCTATCACCGCAAGCGCCAGTTCGGCAACCCCCGCAACTTGGAGAGCTTTGGCAGCAAG GCTCCATGA
- the LOC141966407 gene encoding hexosaminidase D-like isoform X7 — MCVCSPGMAFQRSHRLNLLRLVVLLLVALAGIKFLFRDSFTLELHKHVSKDSEFWGDAGDTSQDTGPQSQALEVPAAKITAPRQEPGQQVPRDVSATEMRLVHLDLKGAAPRVSYLEQVFPLLSQLGANGILIEYEDMFPFKGELEILRSPYAYSEEDIERIQQLAELHKLEVVPLVQTFGHVEFILKHEKYQHLREVERFPNSFNPHVPDTLALLKSILSQVMEKHRRSTWIHIGADEVFHLGEGMDSKNWMSHNKGDTGTMYLKHIKEVLGFIAAQYWGLRVLMWDDMLRKISAGALRESGIAKHVSPVVWFYAPDFEAEQIGPFLAKYAESGFEAVWFASAFKGTTGPAQSWPPLSYHLKNHLSWLKVMQALPRLAPLRCQGIVLTGWQRYDHYSVLCELLPVGIPSLAVCLQTLVNGGFTEETKRKVLDTLGFQSMQLEQSTCEGRGAFPGVEIYHMVEQVNSHLKESILKALEEESAIKGWFSPYHRKRQFGNPRNLESFGSKVLKLHEDWESFVHDLRAHLERVYFPDTVEEWLEENINPYLDQLRDLVRDYRAIIRLNARPKVM; from the exons ATGTGTGTGTGCTCCCCAGGGATGGCCTTCCAGCGGAGCCACAGGCTGAACCTGCTGCGCCTCGTCGTGCTGCTGCTCGTGGCCTTGGCTGGCATCAAGTTCCTCTTCCGTGACAG CTTTACCCTGGAGCTGCACAAGCACGTCAGCAAGGACAGCGAGTTCTGGGGGGATGCAGGTGACACCAGCCAGGACACTGGTCCCCAGAGCCAGGCTCTGGAGGTCCCTGCAGCAAAGATAACGGCCCCGAGGCAAGAGCCTGGGCAGCAGGTCCCCCGGGACGTCAGTGCCACCGAGATGAGGTTGGTCCACCTGGACCTCAAGGGAGCTGCACCCAGGGTCTCCTACCTGGAGCAG GTGTTCCCCCTCCTGTCCCAGCTGGGAGCCAATGGCATCCTCATCGAGTACGAGGACATGTTCCCCTTCAAGGGGGAGCTGGAAATCCTCAGGTCCCCGTACGCTTACAG cGAGGAGGACATCGAGCGGATCCAGCAGCTGGCGGAGCTCCACAAGCTGGAGGTGGTTCCCCTGGTGCAGACCTTTGGGCACGTGGAG TTCATCCTCAAGCACGAGAAATACCAGCACCTGCGGGAGGTCGAGCGCTTCCCCAACAGCTTCAACCCCCATGTCCCCGACACCCTGGCCCTGCTCAAGAGCATCTTGTCGCAGGTGATGGAGAAGCACAGGCGCTCCACCTGGATCCACATTGGCGCGGATGAG GTCTTCCATCTCGGGGAGGGGATGGACTCTAAGAACTGGATGAGCCACAACAAGGGCGACACGGGGACCATGTACCTGAAGCACATCAAGGAGGTGCTGGGCTTCATCGCTGCACAGTACTGGGGGCTGCGGGTGCTCATGTGGGACGACATGCTGAGGAAAATCAGCGCGGGAGCCCTGCGGG AGTCCGGGATAGCAAAGCACGTCTCACCTGTGGTGTGGTTCTATGCACCCGACTTTGAGGCTGAGCAGATCG GGCCGTTCCTTGCCAAGTACGCAGAGAGCGGCTTCGAGGCGGTGTGGTTCGCCAGTGCCTTCAAGGGCACGACGGGACCAGCACAGAGCTGGCCCCCCCTGAGCTACCACCTGAAAAACCACCTGAGCTGGCTGAAGGTGATGCAGGCGCTGCCGCGGCTGGCCCCGCTGCGCTGCCAGGGCATCGTCCTCACCGGGTGGCAGAG GTACGATCACTACTCGGTGCTCTGCGAGCTGCTGCCCGTTGGCATCCCCTCGCTGGCCGTCTGCCTCCAGACCCTGGTGAATG GGGGTTTCACAGAAGAGACTAAGAGGAAGGTCCTGGACACGTTGGGTTTCCAGAGcatgcagctggagcagagcacGTG tGAAGGCAGAGGAGCCTTCCCCGGCGTGGAGATCTACCACATGGTCGAGCAGGTCAATAGCCACCTGAAGGAGAGCATCCTTAAAGCACTGGAGGAGGAGAG cgCCATCAAGGGCTGGTTCAGTCCCTATCACCGCAAGCGCCAGTTCGGCAACCCCCGCAACTTGGAGAGCTTTGGCAGCAAGGTGCTGAA GCTCCATGAGGACTGGGAGAGTTTCGTCCATGACCTGCGTGCCCACCTGGAGAGGGTCTACTTCCCCGACACGGTGGAGGAGTGGCTGGAGGAGAACATCAACCCCTACTTGGACCAGCTGCGGGACCTGGTGCGGGACTACCGGGCCATCATCCGCCTCAACGCCAGGCCCAAGGTGATGTAG
- the LOC141966407 gene encoding hexosaminidase D-like isoform X4 has translation MCVCSPGMAFQRSHRLNLLRLVVLLLVALAGIKFLFRDSFTLELHKHVSKDSEFWGDAGDTSQDTGPQSQALEVPAAKITAPRQEPGQQVPRDVSATEMRLVHLDLKGAAPRVSYLEQVFPLLSQLGANGILIEYEDMFPFKGELEILRSPYAYSEEDIERIQQLAELHKLEVVPLVQTFGHVEFILKHEKYQHLREVERFPNSFNPHVPDTLALLKSILSQVMEKHRRSTWIHIGADEVFHLGEGMDSKNWMSHNKGDTGTMYLKHIKEVLGFIAAQYWGLRVLMWDDMLRKISAGALRESGIAKHVSPVVWFYAPDFEAEQIGPFLAKYAESGFEAVWFASAFKGTTGPAQSWPPLSYHLKNHLSWLKVMQALPRLAPLRCQGIVLTGWQRYDHYSVLCELLPVGIPSLAVCLQTLVNGGFTEETKRKVLDTLGFQSMQLEQSTCEGRGAFPGVEIYHMVEQVNSHLKESILKALEEESAIKGWFSPYHRKRQFGNPRNLESFGSKERAGPPPALPPPGSMRTGRVSSMTCVPTWRGSTSPTRWRSGWRRTSTPTWTSCGTWCGTTGPSSASTPGPR, from the exons ATGTGTGTGTGCTCCCCAGGGATGGCCTTCCAGCGGAGCCACAGGCTGAACCTGCTGCGCCTCGTCGTGCTGCTGCTCGTGGCCTTGGCTGGCATCAAGTTCCTCTTCCGTGACAG CTTTACCCTGGAGCTGCACAAGCACGTCAGCAAGGACAGCGAGTTCTGGGGGGATGCAGGTGACACCAGCCAGGACACTGGTCCCCAGAGCCAGGCTCTGGAGGTCCCTGCAGCAAAGATAACGGCCCCGAGGCAAGAGCCTGGGCAGCAGGTCCCCCGGGACGTCAGTGCCACCGAGATGAGGTTGGTCCACCTGGACCTCAAGGGAGCTGCACCCAGGGTCTCCTACCTGGAGCAG GTGTTCCCCCTCCTGTCCCAGCTGGGAGCCAATGGCATCCTCATCGAGTACGAGGACATGTTCCCCTTCAAGGGGGAGCTGGAAATCCTCAGGTCCCCGTACGCTTACAG cGAGGAGGACATCGAGCGGATCCAGCAGCTGGCGGAGCTCCACAAGCTGGAGGTGGTTCCCCTGGTGCAGACCTTTGGGCACGTGGAG TTCATCCTCAAGCACGAGAAATACCAGCACCTGCGGGAGGTCGAGCGCTTCCCCAACAGCTTCAACCCCCATGTCCCCGACACCCTGGCCCTGCTCAAGAGCATCTTGTCGCAGGTGATGGAGAAGCACAGGCGCTCCACCTGGATCCACATTGGCGCGGATGAG GTCTTCCATCTCGGGGAGGGGATGGACTCTAAGAACTGGATGAGCCACAACAAGGGCGACACGGGGACCATGTACCTGAAGCACATCAAGGAGGTGCTGGGCTTCATCGCTGCACAGTACTGGGGGCTGCGGGTGCTCATGTGGGACGACATGCTGAGGAAAATCAGCGCGGGAGCCCTGCGGG AGTCCGGGATAGCAAAGCACGTCTCACCTGTGGTGTGGTTCTATGCACCCGACTTTGAGGCTGAGCAGATCG GGCCGTTCCTTGCCAAGTACGCAGAGAGCGGCTTCGAGGCGGTGTGGTTCGCCAGTGCCTTCAAGGGCACGACGGGACCAGCACAGAGCTGGCCCCCCCTGAGCTACCACCTGAAAAACCACCTGAGCTGGCTGAAGGTGATGCAGGCGCTGCCGCGGCTGGCCCCGCTGCGCTGCCAGGGCATCGTCCTCACCGGGTGGCAGAG GTACGATCACTACTCGGTGCTCTGCGAGCTGCTGCCCGTTGGCATCCCCTCGCTGGCCGTCTGCCTCCAGACCCTGGTGAATG GGGGTTTCACAGAAGAGACTAAGAGGAAGGTCCTGGACACGTTGGGTTTCCAGAGcatgcagctggagcagagcacGTG tGAAGGCAGAGGAGCCTTCCCCGGCGTGGAGATCTACCACATGGTCGAGCAGGTCAATAGCCACCTGAAGGAGAGCATCCTTAAAGCACTGGAGGAGGAGAG cgCCATCAAGGGCTGGTTCAGTCCCTATCACCGCAAGCGCCAGTTCGGCAACCCCCGCAACTTGGAGAGCTTTGGCAGCAAG GAGCGAGCTGGACCACCCCCTGCTCTCCCCCCACCAGGCTCCATGAGGACTGGGAGAGTTTCGTCCATGACCTGCGTGCCCACCTGGAGAGGGTCTACTTCCCCGACACGGTGGAGGAGTGGCTGGAGGAGAACATCAACCCCTACTTGGACCAGCTGCGGGACCTGGTGCGGGACTACCGGGCCATCATCCGCCTCAACGCCAGGCCCAAGGTGA
- the LOC141966407 gene encoding hexosaminidase D-like isoform X2, which produces MAFQRSHRLNLLRLVVLLLVALAGIKFLFRDSFTLELHKHVSKDSEFWGDAGDTSQDTGPQSQALEVPAAKITAPRQEPGQQVPRDVSATEMRLVHLDLKGAAPRVSYLEQVRVPRGLVGGAGEGHAEARPVLSLPAEPTLPTPQVFPLLSQLGANGILIEYEDMFPFKGELEILRSPYAYSEEDIERIQQLAELHKLEVVPLVQTFGHVEFILKHEKYQHLREVERFPNSFNPHVPDTLALLKSILSQVMEKHRRSTWIHIGADEVFHLGEGMDSKNWMSHNKGDTGTMYLKHIKEVLGFIAAQYWGLRVLMWDDMLRKISAGALRESGIAKHVSPVVWFYAPDFEAEQIGPFLAKYAESGFEAVWFASAFKGTTGPAQSWPPLSYHLKNHLSWLKVMQALPRLAPLRCQGIVLTGWQRYDHYSVLCELLPVGIPSLAVCLQTLVNGGFTEETKRKVLDTLGFQSMQLEQSTCEGRGAFPGVEIYHMVEQVNSHLKESILKALEEESAIKGWFSPYHRKRQFGNPRNLESFGSKERAGPPPALPPPGSMRTGRVSSMTCVPTWRGSTSPTRWRSGWRRTSTPTWTSCGTWCGTTGPSSASTPGPR; this is translated from the exons ATGGCCTTCCAGCGGAGCCACAGGCTGAACCTGCTGCGCCTCGTCGTGCTGCTGCTCGTGGCCTTGGCTGGCATCAAGTTCCTCTTCCGTGACAG CTTTACCCTGGAGCTGCACAAGCACGTCAGCAAGGACAGCGAGTTCTGGGGGGATGCAGGTGACACCAGCCAGGACACTGGTCCCCAGAGCCAGGCTCTGGAGGTCCCTGCAGCAAAGATAACGGCCCCGAGGCAAGAGCCTGGGCAGCAGGTCCCCCGGGACGTCAGTGCCACCGAGATGAGGTTGGTCCACCTGGACCTCAAGGGAGCTGCACCCAGGGTCTCCTACCTGGAGCAGGTGAGGGTGCCCCGGGGACTggtgggaggtgctggggagggacatGCCGAGGCACGACCTGTGCTGTCCCTGCCAGCTGAGCCCACCCTGCCCACCCCGCAGGTGTTCCCCCTCCTGTCCCAGCTGGGAGCCAATGGCATCCTCATCGAGTACGAGGACATGTTCCCCTTCAAGGGGGAGCTGGAAATCCTCAGGTCCCCGTACGCTTACAG cGAGGAGGACATCGAGCGGATCCAGCAGCTGGCGGAGCTCCACAAGCTGGAGGTGGTTCCCCTGGTGCAGACCTTTGGGCACGTGGAG TTCATCCTCAAGCACGAGAAATACCAGCACCTGCGGGAGGTCGAGCGCTTCCCCAACAGCTTCAACCCCCATGTCCCCGACACCCTGGCCCTGCTCAAGAGCATCTTGTCGCAGGTGATGGAGAAGCACAGGCGCTCCACCTGGATCCACATTGGCGCGGATGAG GTCTTCCATCTCGGGGAGGGGATGGACTCTAAGAACTGGATGAGCCACAACAAGGGCGACACGGGGACCATGTACCTGAAGCACATCAAGGAGGTGCTGGGCTTCATCGCTGCACAGTACTGGGGGCTGCGGGTGCTCATGTGGGACGACATGCTGAGGAAAATCAGCGCGGGAGCCCTGCGGG AGTCCGGGATAGCAAAGCACGTCTCACCTGTGGTGTGGTTCTATGCACCCGACTTTGAGGCTGAGCAGATCG GGCCGTTCCTTGCCAAGTACGCAGAGAGCGGCTTCGAGGCGGTGTGGTTCGCCAGTGCCTTCAAGGGCACGACGGGACCAGCACAGAGCTGGCCCCCCCTGAGCTACCACCTGAAAAACCACCTGAGCTGGCTGAAGGTGATGCAGGCGCTGCCGCGGCTGGCCCCGCTGCGCTGCCAGGGCATCGTCCTCACCGGGTGGCAGAG GTACGATCACTACTCGGTGCTCTGCGAGCTGCTGCCCGTTGGCATCCCCTCGCTGGCCGTCTGCCTCCAGACCCTGGTGAATG GGGGTTTCACAGAAGAGACTAAGAGGAAGGTCCTGGACACGTTGGGTTTCCAGAGcatgcagctggagcagagcacGTG tGAAGGCAGAGGAGCCTTCCCCGGCGTGGAGATCTACCACATGGTCGAGCAGGTCAATAGCCACCTGAAGGAGAGCATCCTTAAAGCACTGGAGGAGGAGAG cgCCATCAAGGGCTGGTTCAGTCCCTATCACCGCAAGCGCCAGTTCGGCAACCCCCGCAACTTGGAGAGCTTTGGCAGCAAG GAGCGAGCTGGACCACCCCCTGCTCTCCCCCCACCAGGCTCCATGAGGACTGGGAGAGTTTCGTCCATGACCTGCGTGCCCACCTGGAGAGGGTCTACTTCCCCGACACGGTGGAGGAGTGGCTGGAGGAGAACATCAACCCCTACTTGGACCAGCTGCGGGACCTGGTGCGGGACTACCGGGCCATCATCCGCCTCAACGCCAGGCCCAAGGTGA